Proteins from a genomic interval of Chroococcidiopsis thermalis PCC 7203:
- a CDS encoding HNH endonuclease: MSEWREIRQKVLQRDNRQCQVCGKEHSGQVHHILPRSQGGTNDLANLITLCGKCHMVISPVPEWLLTKLWQIPPEEISAASQAIQDRINEVVRERS, encoded by the coding sequence ATGTCAGAATGGCGAGAAATTAGACAGAAAGTATTACAACGAGATAATCGCCAGTGCCAAGTCTGCGGGAAAGAACATAGCGGACAAGTGCATCACATTCTGCCTAGAAGTCAAGGCGGAACAAACGATTTGGCAAATTTAATTACCTTGTGTGGTAAATGTCATATGGTAATTAGTCCCGTCCCTGAATGGTTACTTACTAAATTGTGGCAGATTCCCCCAGAAGAAATTAGCGCCGCAAGCCAAGCCATTCAAGACAGAATTAATGAAGTTGTGAGAGAGAGAAGTTAA
- a CDS encoding efflux RND transporter periplasmic adaptor subunit — protein MGAFDLFKAIALSAVVLSATAGCGILPKEAADAQSQGRGAEQQQPPAVEVAIARTGKIRTEPEYTGTTLPLQEVSLRAQVEGRILKLLVDVGDRVKQGQILAQQDNTILRTALNQEQAELAALKAEVARARNQVSNAKARVEQARLEFQQAQSDSQRQQQLVEQGAVAEQAAEQARTNAQSAAKVLKATEEEVRTEEQAVAAASDRVNAQQAAIAQAQEQLSYANIRSPINGVVTQKVTEAGNFLQANGEVLRLGDFRRVKVNVEISELALANLRVGQTVRVRLDAFPNQTFTGKISRISPAADRTARLVPIEVIIPNDNGRIGSGLLARVSFESNAAARVVVPETAVVEDKGTRGQGGQGGQGGQGGENSRLPTTATVFVITGEKVAARSVKLGERVDGKVEILSGLQPGERFVAKSGRPLKNGETVRLSVLSETQQQES, from the coding sequence ATGGGAGCCTTCGATCTATTTAAAGCAATTGCGTTGAGTGCTGTTGTACTCAGCGCTACAGCAGGTTGTGGCATCTTACCAAAAGAAGCGGCTGATGCGCAATCCCAGGGTAGGGGAGCAGAACAACAGCAACCACCAGCGGTAGAAGTGGCGATCGCCCGTACTGGAAAAATTCGCACGGAACCGGAATATACAGGAACGACTCTACCACTACAAGAAGTTTCGCTCAGGGCGCAAGTAGAAGGGCGGATATTAAAACTCTTAGTCGATGTAGGCGATCGCGTCAAACAAGGTCAAATCCTCGCCCAGCAAGACAATACTATATTGCGAACGGCGCTGAATCAAGAACAAGCAGAATTAGCAGCCCTTAAAGCAGAAGTTGCTAGAGCCAGAAATCAAGTCAGTAATGCCAAAGCCAGGGTAGAACAGGCACGGTTGGAATTTCAACAAGCACAGTCAGACTCTCAACGCCAACAACAATTGGTCGAACAGGGTGCAGTTGCCGAACAGGCTGCCGAACAAGCGCGGACTAACGCTCAAAGTGCTGCTAAAGTGTTAAAAGCTACCGAAGAAGAAGTTCGTACTGAAGAACAAGCAGTAGCAGCAGCTAGCGATCGCGTCAACGCTCAACAAGCGGCGATCGCTCAAGCCCAAGAACAATTATCCTATGCCAACATCCGTTCTCCAATCAATGGCGTAGTCACGCAAAAAGTCACCGAAGCAGGAAATTTTCTGCAAGCTAACGGCGAAGTTCTGCGTTTAGGAGACTTTCGCCGCGTCAAGGTGAATGTAGAAATCTCAGAATTAGCCTTGGCAAATTTGCGCGTCGGACAGACAGTGAGGGTGAGACTAGATGCCTTCCCTAACCAGACTTTTACGGGAAAAATCAGCCGAATTTCCCCAGCTGCCGATCGCACGGCAAGACTAGTTCCCATAGAAGTCATCATTCCCAACGACAATGGGCGGATCGGCAGTGGATTGCTAGCACGGGTGAGTTTTGAAAGTAACGCCGCTGCTAGGGTTGTGGTTCCTGAGACGGCTGTAGTGGAGGATAAGGGAACAAGGGGACAAGGAGGACAAGGGGGACAAGGAGGACAAGGGGGAGAAAATTCCCGACTCCCGACTACAGCGACAGTATTTGTCATAACTGGAGAAAAAGTAGCAGCGCGATCGGTGAAATTGGGAGAACGGGTAGATGGCAAAGTAGAAATTCTATCTGGGTTGCAACCAGGGGAAAGGTTTGTAGCAAAAAGTGGCAGACCGTTGAAAAACGGTGAAACCGTGCGACTGTCTGTCTTATCGGAAACACAGCAACAGGAATCGTAG
- a CDS encoding efflux RND transporter permease subunit, translating to MQPPTSGFSISAISIRRHIATLMLTVAAIVLGVFFLTTLQVDLLPAITYPRIGVRLDVPGVSPEVAVDEITRPLEEALAATEGVVQVYSQTREGQVSIDLFFQPGGNIDQALNDATAAFNRGRGGLPDNLNIQEPRLFKVDPSQSPIYEFGLTSPTLKPVDLRVFADEELGRELSVVPGVAAVDVSGGVQEEVRINIDLDRLQAVGVGLTDVLEELTTRNQDIAGGRILGESEPLTRTRGRFQTSQEIRNLSFEAATFEENNSTPGVARRVYLRDFAEVIDGTEDQRVFAFLNKTPAVKLSVQKQPEANTIAVVDGVKRRIESLRQSGLIPADAVITPTLDESIFIQNSISNVTSSGLIGAGLAAIAVLLFLGSLRQTIIIVLAIPLATCAAIILMGLFGLSLNVFSLGGLALGVGIVVDNSIVMLENIVEGVRKDETHVGAHGCAPLPKTSIIDRAESSSREVESALVASTSTNLVAVLPFLLIGGLFSLLFRELILTISFAVAASILVAITVVPMMTSRLMGIKRSSGIGKFWLLREFNRKFEAATRSYGNFLNRLLRWRFIVVLLAFLVLGGGSVWMAGQIPQEILPRIDTGQARLFVQFPPGTALETNRKVMEIVDDILLKQPETEYIFSTAGGFLFGNNTSENPLRGSSNITLKPGTNVEAYVARVSQEFDRLNLVETVIRLRPGEVRGLILTNSPVRGAELDVILQGSDTEELNRAGQQVLQTLEQQAKLASFRPDATPRQPEVQIRPDWERVAEFGLTTQEIGETIQTALEGSIPTQLQRGDRLVDIRVQLNETTIQRPSQLASLPLFIEGNRQIRLGDVAQIELGQAPGEVQRIDQRQVFIIAGTLAEGASLGQALAEVNNVMQNIDLPQGVNVIPSSAAQSNQQLQNSLKLLGALAAFLVFVVMAVQYNSLIDPFVIMFTVPLALAGGIFGLYVTQTAIGATVLVGAVLLVGIVVNNAIIMVELANQIREREGCSRWLAIQQAAPQRLRPILMTTITTVLGMLPLAMGIGQGSEFLQPLGIVVFSGLALATLLTLFIIPCFYVMLHDIGWGWATPIWKSVSVVPDKFLHRKRYKDKRW from the coding sequence ATGCAGCCGCCAACATCGGGATTTAGTATCAGCGCCATTTCGATCCGACGACACATCGCCACACTGATGTTAACTGTAGCCGCGATCGTCTTAGGTGTCTTTTTTCTGACGACACTGCAAGTCGATCTCTTACCTGCGATTACCTATCCTCGCATCGGCGTGCGGCTAGATGTTCCCGGAGTATCGCCAGAAGTTGCAGTTGACGAAATTACTCGACCGTTGGAAGAAGCTTTAGCAGCTACAGAAGGCGTAGTCCAAGTCTATTCCCAGACTCGCGAAGGACAGGTCAGTATCGATCTATTCTTTCAGCCTGGTGGGAATATCGATCAAGCCTTAAATGATGCTACGGCGGCTTTTAACCGAGGTCGAGGTGGATTGCCCGATAATTTAAATATCCAAGAACCCCGATTATTCAAGGTCGATCCTTCGCAATCGCCAATTTACGAATTTGGTTTAACCTCCCCGACACTTAAGCCAGTAGATCTGCGCGTCTTTGCCGATGAAGAACTGGGACGCGAATTAAGTGTCGTGCCAGGAGTAGCAGCTGTAGACGTGTCCGGTGGCGTGCAGGAAGAAGTGAGGATTAATATCGATTTAGATCGCCTCCAAGCTGTGGGTGTGGGTTTAACTGACGTATTGGAAGAACTGACAACCCGCAACCAAGATATTGCTGGGGGTCGAATTTTGGGAGAATCCGAACCCTTGACGCGAACTCGCGGTAGATTTCAAACCTCTCAGGAAATTCGCAACTTATCCTTTGAAGCCGCTACCTTTGAGGAAAATAACTCTACACCAGGGGTAGCGCGGCGCGTTTACCTGCGAGACTTTGCGGAAGTTATAGACGGGACAGAAGATCAAAGGGTTTTTGCTTTTCTCAACAAAACCCCAGCCGTCAAACTGAGCGTCCAAAAGCAACCAGAAGCTAATACGATCGCAGTAGTTGATGGAGTCAAGCGTCGGATCGAATCTCTACGGCAATCGGGTTTAATTCCCGCCGATGCGGTCATAACTCCCACTCTAGATGAGTCAATTTTCATTCAGAACTCAATTTCTAACGTTACCAGTTCGGGGTTAATTGGTGCGGGACTCGCCGCGATCGCGGTTCTACTTTTCCTCGGTTCGCTCCGTCAAACCATCATTATCGTTCTTGCCATTCCGCTAGCGACCTGCGCTGCAATTATCTTGATGGGATTATTCGGTCTTTCCCTCAATGTCTTCAGCTTAGGCGGACTTGCCCTCGGCGTTGGCATCGTCGTCGATAACTCCATCGTTATGTTGGAGAATATTGTCGAGGGAGTGAGGAAGGATGAAACTCATGTAGGGGCGCACGGCTGTGCGCCCCTACCAAAAACCTCAATAATCGATCGCGCCGAAAGCAGCAGCCGTGAGGTAGAATCTGCCTTGGTTGCTTCTACCAGTACTAACTTGGTGGCGGTGCTGCCGTTTTTGCTCATTGGCGGTTTGTTCTCTCTCCTATTTAGAGAATTAATTTTAACTATCAGCTTTGCCGTCGCCGCGTCAATTCTAGTAGCAATAACGGTCGTACCCATGATGACATCAAGATTAATGGGAATAAAGCGATCGAGTGGAATTGGTAAATTTTGGTTGCTGCGAGAATTTAATCGCAAATTTGAGGCTGCAACTCGTAGTTATGGCAACTTCTTAAATCGGCTGTTGCGCTGGCGGTTCATAGTTGTCTTGCTGGCTTTTCTCGTCCTGGGTGGTGGTAGTGTGTGGATGGCAGGTCAAATTCCGCAAGAAATTCTGCCTCGCATTGATACCGGACAGGCTAGATTATTCGTGCAGTTTCCTCCTGGTACGGCGTTGGAAACGAACCGTAAGGTGATGGAAATTGTAGACGATATTTTACTCAAACAACCAGAAACCGAATATATCTTTTCGACTGCAGGTGGTTTTTTGTTTGGCAATAATACCAGTGAAAATCCTCTACGTGGCAGCAGTAATATTACTCTTAAACCAGGTACTAATGTAGAAGCGTATGTTGCTAGGGTAAGCCAGGAATTCGATCGCCTCAACTTAGTTGAAACAGTTATCCGCCTGCGACCAGGAGAGGTGCGGGGTCTGATCTTAACTAATTCTCCCGTACGGGGGGCGGAGTTGGATGTCATACTTCAAGGATCGGATACGGAAGAACTGAATCGCGCCGGACAGCAAGTTCTCCAAACTTTAGAACAGCAGGCAAAATTAGCGAGTTTTCGACCCGATGCGACTCCCAGACAACCGGAAGTCCAGATTCGTCCTGACTGGGAACGGGTAGCAGAATTTGGTTTGACAACTCAAGAAATTGGCGAAACAATTCAAACCGCACTCGAAGGTTCAATCCCAACGCAACTACAAAGAGGCGATCGCTTAGTTGATATTCGCGTCCAATTGAATGAAACTACAATCCAGCGTCCTTCTCAACTCGCCAGCCTTCCCTTATTTATTGAAGGAAATCGGCAAATTCGTCTTGGTGATGTTGCCCAAATCGAACTCGGTCAAGCACCAGGAGAAGTGCAACGAATCGACCAAAGACAAGTATTTATCATAGCCGGAACTTTAGCAGAGGGAGCGAGTTTAGGTCAAGCGCTCGCTGAAGTTAACAACGTGATGCAAAATATAGACTTACCGCAAGGAGTCAACGTCATCCCGAGTTCGGCGGCGCAGTCCAATCAACAGTTACAAAACTCGTTGAAGCTTTTAGGGGCTTTGGCTGCTTTTCTCGTATTTGTCGTGATGGCAGTGCAGTATAACTCTTTAATCGATCCTTTCGTCATCATGTTTACCGTCCCGCTAGCCCTAGCTGGAGGTATTTTTGGACTGTACGTCACCCAAACGGCTATTGGGGCGACGGTTTTGGTAGGTGCGGTGTTATTGGTCGGGATTGTGGTCAATAATGCAATTATTATGGTGGAACTGGCAAATCAAATTCGGGAACGGGAGGGTTGTTCTCGTTGGTTGGCAATTCAGCAAGCCGCACCGCAACGCTTGCGTCCTATTTTGATGACAACAATTACGACTGTATTGGGGATGCTTCCCTTGGCTATGGGTATCGGTCAAGGTTCGGAGTTTCTCCAACCTTTAGGAATTGTGGTATTTTCAGGATTAGCTTTAGCAACGTTGCTTACTCTATTTATCATTCCCTGCTTCTACGTCATGCTACATGACATTGGCTGGGGTTGGGCAACGCCGATTTGGAAATCTGTTAGCGTTGTGCCGGACAAATTTTTGCATCGCAAGCGCTATAAAGATAAACGCTGGTGA
- a CDS encoding ScyD/ScyE family protein, with the protein MSLSLISKLVHSFALLSSLIFIFPAQAEVTISVVANDLDNPRGLNFSSDGSLYVTESGVGGDGRCIPGPSLQGLSSCVGNSGAVTKIKDGKQERLLTGLPSIALRPTGTTAAGPQDIVFDAYNNPYLLIGYGGNPETRDFPEGAPSWGQLYQVDLLTGHLKSLADLAKYELDNNADGKDTLDVSGEVASNPYAFTIKGHTAYIVDAAANDLLSVSLNGGSLSVLSVLPTQTIKDPIFPTPAPGQVLPPEAPPPGQTPAEIEIQSVPTGVAVGPDDALYVSEYTGFPFPVGKARVLRVAADGKTTVYAEGFTQISDLEFDRQGNLYVLQYANQPQWTGSVDGALIQVAPDGTRTTLVSGNGLESPTALTIGRDGAIYISNKGDRPKEGQVLRVTK; encoded by the coding sequence ATGTCTTTATCTTTAATTTCTAAACTAGTTCATAGTTTTGCGCTATTAAGTTCTCTCATATTTATTTTCCCAGCACAAGCAGAAGTCACAATATCGGTAGTTGCTAACGATCTTGATAATCCACGCGGGCTAAACTTTAGTTCTGATGGCAGCCTCTACGTGACAGAATCAGGTGTAGGGGGAGATGGACGTTGCATTCCTGGTCCCAGTTTGCAAGGACTTTCTTCCTGTGTCGGTAATAGTGGTGCTGTAACCAAAATTAAGGACGGTAAGCAAGAACGCTTGTTGACTGGACTACCATCTATCGCTTTAAGACCCACTGGTACTACTGCTGCTGGACCCCAAGATATAGTATTTGATGCCTATAATAATCCCTATTTACTCATTGGATATGGCGGAAACCCAGAAACTCGCGACTTTCCCGAAGGTGCGCCGAGTTGGGGACAACTTTATCAAGTTGATTTGCTTACAGGTCATTTAAAAAGTCTTGCCGATTTAGCCAAATACGAACTGGATAATAATGCTGATGGGAAGGACACATTAGATGTTAGCGGTGAAGTCGCCAGCAACCCCTATGCTTTTACAATTAAGGGTCATACCGCTTATATTGTGGATGCAGCTGCAAATGACTTGCTGAGTGTAAGTCTAAATGGTGGTAGCTTAAGTGTATTATCTGTACTTCCCACCCAGACGATAAAAGACCCAATTTTTCCTACGCCAGCGCCGGGACAAGTACTACCTCCTGAAGCGCCGCCACCAGGACAAACACCAGCGGAAATCGAAATTCAATCCGTACCGACAGGCGTGGCGGTTGGTCCCGATGATGCTTTGTATGTTAGCGAATACACGGGTTTTCCGTTCCCTGTAGGGAAAGCTAGAGTCCTGCGAGTTGCTGCTGATGGTAAAACAACAGTTTATGCCGAAGGCTTTACCCAAATTTCCGACTTAGAATTCGATCGCCAAGGTAATTTATATGTTTTACAATATGCCAATCAGCCGCAATGGACGGGTAGTGTAGATGGTGCTTTGATTCAAGTTGCCCCTGATGGTACGCGGACAACGCTTGTTAGTGGTAATGGACTAGAATCGCCAACTGCTCTTACTATTGGTCGTGATGGGGCGATATATATTTCTAATAAAGGCGATCGCCCCAAAGAAGGGCAAGTGTTACGAGTTACAAAATGA
- a CDS encoding DnaJ C-terminal domain-containing protein, whose product MQDLRNFRDYYEVLGVSRETSNEEIKKVFRRLARQYHPDLNPGNKEAEEKFKAIGEAYEVLSDQTRRAEYDQYTKYWNQPGFWSKQTSRAKTGDSRGNGNKVDYGAFPDFNNFVDQVLGRRKQARTATADDEPVTTAPRDPFRPGTTKAAYTVNARTTRRDIEAKLTIPLERAYEGGLERIRLPEDGRSLEVNMPPGMYTGQIVRLREQGIGGGDLYLKITVPPHPFFKLEGNDIAIQLPITPVEAILGGAVEVPTLDGLVQMNLPPGVRTGQRLRLAKKGYPDPDGERGDQIVEIQIVVPRNISPEERDLYEKIRQIETFNPRADLPI is encoded by the coding sequence ATGCAAGATTTGCGTAACTTTCGCGACTACTATGAAGTGTTGGGAGTCTCCAGAGAGACAAGCAACGAAGAGATTAAAAAGGTTTTCCGGCGCTTAGCCAGACAGTATCATCCTGACTTAAATCCAGGCAATAAAGAGGCAGAGGAAAAATTTAAGGCAATTGGCGAAGCTTACGAAGTCCTTTCTGACCAAACTCGACGGGCAGAATACGACCAATATACTAAGTATTGGAATCAGCCTGGTTTCTGGAGCAAGCAAACTTCCCGCGCCAAAACTGGCGATAGTCGCGGTAATGGTAATAAAGTTGATTATGGCGCATTTCCCGACTTTAATAATTTTGTCGATCAAGTCTTAGGACGGCGCAAACAAGCCAGGACTGCGACAGCCGATGACGAACCAGTGACGACAGCACCCCGCGATCCGTTTCGTCCGGGGACGACTAAAGCAGCTTATACAGTTAATGCCCGTACTACGCGGCGTGATATTGAGGCTAAGTTAACTATACCCTTAGAACGGGCATATGAAGGCGGATTGGAGCGAATTCGCCTCCCAGAAGACGGGCGATCGCTAGAAGTCAATATGCCACCTGGAATGTATACTGGACAGATCGTTCGCCTACGAGAACAAGGAATTGGTGGCGGCGATCTTTATTTAAAAATAACCGTTCCCCCTCATCCATTTTTCAAGTTAGAAGGTAACGATATTGCGATTCAGTTACCAATTACTCCCGTCGAGGCAATTTTGGGTGGTGCGGTAGAAGTACCGACTTTAGATGGTTTGGTACAAATGAATTTACCTCCAGGCGTGCGCACTGGGCAAAGATTGCGACTGGCAAAAAAAGGTTATCCCGATCCTGATGGCGAACGAGGCGATCAAATTGTTGAGATCCAAATAGTTGTCCCTAGAAATATTAGTCCTGAAGAACGAGATTTATACGAAAAGATTCGTCAAATCGAAACCTTCAACCCCCGCGCTGACTTACCAATTTAG
- the dnaK gene encoding molecular chaperone DnaK: protein MGKVVGIDLGTTNSVIAVMEGGKPVAIANAEGMRTTPSVVSVSREGEVVVGQMARRQAVLNPKNTFYSVKRFIGRNYSELSPESKRVAYTIRKGEAGNIKIDCPRLNKEFVPEEVSAMVLKKLVEDASKYLGEPVTKAVITVPAYFNDSQRQATRDAGRIAGLEVLRILNEPTAASLAYGLDRQESQTILVFDLGGGTFDVSVLDVGDGVFEVKATSGDTQLGGNDFDKKIVDWLAEQFLETEGVDLRRDRSSLQRLMEAAERAKIELSGVTVTDINLPFIAATDEGPKHLETRLTRSQFEGLCSDLLGRLRVPVKRAIMDANLRPADIDEVVLVGGGTRMPMVQVLVEALIGREPNQNVNPDEVVAVGAAIQGSILGGEMKDVLLLDVTPLSLGLESVSGVMKKLIPRNTTIPVRRSDIFSTAENNQTVVEIHVVQGEREMAADNKSLGRFKLTGIPPAPRGIPQIQVSLDVDANGILQVTALDRTTGREQSITVQGASTLSEGEIQRAIREAEQYADIDRQRKERVEKRTRAESLTVEAERQLKEVALDFGMQFARSQRQRIESLVRELRANLEENNDRGIDQLFVELQDAISDLKREIRQYYGDDEEESLWDSIKGIFTGDDDDYYDLPRRDSYRDRDSYDYGREDYSRDRSPYYGGGDKPNRKRPTYRDNWDDDDDWL, encoded by the coding sequence ATGGGCAAGGTAGTCGGCATCGACTTAGGGACAACGAACTCAGTCATAGCGGTGATGGAGGGTGGTAAACCTGTGGCGATCGCCAATGCAGAAGGAATGCGGACTACTCCCTCCGTGGTTAGTGTCAGTCGCGAAGGGGAAGTGGTGGTGGGACAAATGGCGCGACGACAAGCCGTCCTCAACCCTAAAAACACATTCTACTCGGTCAAGCGTTTCATCGGTCGCAACTATAGCGAACTCAGCCCCGAATCGAAGCGGGTTGCTTATACAATCCGCAAAGGTGAAGCTGGAAATATTAAAATCGACTGCCCGCGACTGAATAAAGAATTCGTTCCCGAAGAAGTCTCGGCAATGGTGCTAAAAAAGTTGGTGGAAGATGCCAGCAAATATTTAGGGGAACCCGTCACAAAAGCAGTCATCACCGTTCCAGCTTATTTCAACGACTCCCAACGCCAAGCCACGCGGGATGCTGGAAGAATTGCCGGATTGGAAGTCTTGCGGATTTTAAACGAACCTACCGCTGCATCCTTAGCTTACGGTTTAGACCGTCAGGAAAGCCAAACGATTTTAGTATTTGACTTGGGTGGTGGTACGTTTGACGTATCTGTTTTAGATGTAGGCGACGGTGTATTTGAAGTGAAAGCCACTAGTGGAGATACACAACTAGGTGGTAATGATTTTGACAAAAAGATTGTCGATTGGCTGGCAGAGCAATTTTTAGAGACAGAAGGGGTAGACTTAAGACGCGATCGCTCTTCTCTACAGCGCTTAATGGAAGCAGCAGAACGGGCAAAAATTGAATTATCCGGCGTGACGGTGACAGACATTAACCTGCCCTTCATCGCTGCTACAGATGAGGGTCCCAAGCATTTAGAAACAAGACTCACCCGTTCTCAATTTGAAGGCTTGTGTTCTGACTTGCTAGGACGATTGCGCGTCCCTGTCAAACGAGCAATTATGGATGCTAACTTGCGACCCGCAGATATTGATGAGGTTGTCCTCGTCGGTGGAGGGACGCGAATGCCAATGGTACAAGTACTTGTAGAGGCATTAATTGGCAGAGAACCGAATCAAAATGTCAATCCCGATGAAGTTGTGGCTGTTGGGGCAGCAATTCAAGGCAGCATTTTGGGCGGCGAGATGAAAGACGTGCTGCTATTGGATGTCACACCTTTATCGTTGGGATTGGAAAGTGTCAGCGGCGTGATGAAAAAACTGATCCCGCGCAACACGACAATTCCCGTGCGTCGTTCCGATATCTTTTCCACCGCAGAAAACAATCAAACTGTCGTAGAAATTCACGTCGTTCAGGGCGAACGAGAAATGGCAGCTGATAATAAATCCCTCGGACGATTTAAACTGACGGGGATTCCACCCGCACCGAGGGGAATTCCCCAAATTCAGGTGTCGTTGGATGTCGATGCTAATGGAATTTTACAGGTCACGGCACTCGATCGCACGACAGGCAGAGAACAGAGTATCACCGTTCAAGGGGCTTCTACCCTCAGCGAGGGAGAAATTCAACGGGCAATTCGCGAGGCAGAACAATATGCCGATATCGACCGTCAGCGCAAAGAACGGGTAGAAAAGCGGACGCGGGCAGAGTCTTTGACAGTTGAAGCAGAACGACAATTGAAGGAAGTCGCGTTAGACTTCGGGATGCAATTTGCCCGGAGTCAACGCCAACGGATCGAAAGTTTAGTCCGCGAACTGCGGGCAAACTTAGAGGAAAATAACGATCGCGGCATCGACCAATTATTTGTCGAACTGCAAGATGCGATTTCCGACTTAAAACGAGAGATCCGTCAGTATTATGGCGACGATGAGGAAGAAAGCTTGTGGGATTCAATCAAGGGCATCTTTACGGGTGATGACGATGATTATTACGACCTACCCCGCCGAGATAGCTATCGCGATCGCGACTCCTACGATTATGGTAGAGAAGACTATAGCCGCGATCGTTCCCCTTATTATGGCGGCGGCGATAAGCCTAACCGCAAGCGTCCCACTTACCGAGACAACTGGGATGATGACGATGATTGGCTATAA
- a CDS encoding ACP phosphodiesterase, protein MNYLAHLFLAEHTPESLLGNLLGDFLQGISKERYSIAIQQGIQLHRKVDAYTDSHPIVKEAKQLISVTRRRFAGILVDIFYDHFLARDWQKYSSVTLNDFSQKVYAILSQHQVILPDRLQRALPQMIQQDWLNKYQYISGIEVTLNRMAHRVNRQGEILASGIEELTAHYQELDRSFQSFFPELIGYVKTTRSHLKYPDRMEVGK, encoded by the coding sequence ATGAACTATTTGGCGCATCTGTTTTTAGCCGAACATACACCTGAATCGTTACTTGGAAATCTTTTAGGAGATTTTCTTCAAGGGATAAGTAAAGAACGATATTCAATCGCAATCCAGCAAGGAATACAATTACATCGAAAAGTCGATGCATATACAGATTCGCACCCAATAGTCAAAGAAGCTAAACAACTAATCTCTGTAACGAGGAGAAGATTTGCCGGAATTTTAGTTGATATATTTTACGACCATTTTTTAGCTAGAGATTGGCAGAAATATAGTTCGGTAACTCTTAACGATTTCAGCCAAAAAGTATATGCGATACTATCACAACATCAAGTGATTCTACCCGATCGCCTCCAACGTGCATTACCACAAATGATTCAACAAGATTGGTTAAATAAATATCAATATATTAGTGGAATAGAGGTGACGCTCAACCGGATGGCTCATCGCGTGAACAGGCAAGGAGAGATTTTAGCTAGTGGGATTGAAGAATTAACAGCTCATTATCAGGAATTAGATCGCAGTTTTCAATCCTTTTTTCCTGAATTGATAGGGTACGTCAAAACGACCCGATCGCACCTGAAATACCCTGATAGGATGGAAGTAGGTAAATAA